The DNA segment GGGACGTTGCTCGAGCTTCCCGACGATGTCGTCGTCCTGCCGGGCCACGTCGGCGTCAGCACGGACGGACGGTTCCAGACGGGCATCCCTCGAGAAGCGATCTCGACGACGGTCGGCACCGCTCGGACGGCTATCGAGGCGCTCTCACTGGCTGAAGATGCGTTCGTCGACCGTCTCGCTGCGGCCGGTGACAAACCCGAAAACTACGAGACCATCATTGCGATCAACCGGGGGGCACGGGCACTCGACCCGGACGAACGAGTCGAACTCGAGATCGGACCGAACAACTGTTCGGCCTAATACGGAGTGGTGTAGCGCTGTACTGCCAGCACGGATACGAGGTCAGCACTCGGCGTATGTACGGGGGCAACTCGGTGCTACCGAAGGCTCGTCTCGAGGTGAACGATACGTCCTTCCTCGAGGGAAAAGCGGTCGGTGAACGCGAACAGTGCTACTTCCGTTTCACTCTCCTCAGCGGCCGGTTCGTCGAGCACTCGCCCGTGGACGACGACGGTTGCAACCCCCTTATGATCTCGCTCGATGGAGATGTCCTCGAGTTCG comes from the Natronosalvus amylolyticus genome and includes:
- a CDS encoding nuclear transport factor 2 family protein, with amino-acid sequence MTPTPRELVRDYYAALDEHAYGALEDLLDAEFVQHRPDRTFENRAAFIAFMRDGRPNPHTRHELEDISIERDHKGVATVVVHGRVLDEPAAEESETEVALFAFTDRFSLEEGRIVHLETSLR